A DNA window from Thermococcus sp. 4557 contains the following coding sequences:
- the gcvT gene encoding glycine cleavage system aminomethyltransferase GcvT, whose translation MVKRVHIFDWHKEHAKKVEEFAGWEMPIWYSSIKEEHLAVRNGVAIFDVSHMGEFIFRGKDALEFLQYVTTNDISKPPAISGTYTLVLNERGAVKDETLVFNMGNDTYMMVCDSDAFEKLEAWFNAIKRGIEKFGELDLEIENKTYDMVMFSIQGPKARDLAKDLFGIDINELWWFQAKEVELDGIKMLLSRSGYTGENGWEVYFEDANPYHPDESKRGEPEKALHVWERILEAGEKYGIKPAGLGARDTLRLEAGYTLYGNETKELQLLSTDIDEVTPLQANLDFAIFWDKEFIGKEALLKQRERGLGRKMVHFKMVDKGIPREGYKVYADGELIGEVTSGTSSPLLGIGIGIAFVKEEYAKPGVELEIEIRGKPKKAVTVAPPFYDPKKYGAFREE comes from the coding sequence ATGGTCAAGAGGGTCCACATTTTCGACTGGCATAAGGAGCACGCCAAGAAGGTTGAGGAGTTCGCGGGCTGGGAGATGCCAATCTGGTACTCCAGCATAAAGGAGGAGCACCTGGCTGTTAGAAACGGCGTCGCAATCTTCGACGTCTCCCACATGGGCGAGTTCATCTTCCGCGGTAAGGACGCCCTCGAGTTCCTCCAGTACGTGACCACCAACGACATAAGCAAGCCCCCCGCCATAAGCGGAACCTACACCCTCGTCCTCAACGAGAGGGGAGCTGTTAAGGACGAGACGCTGGTCTTCAACATGGGGAACGACACCTACATGATGGTCTGCGATTCAGATGCCTTCGAGAAGCTCGAGGCCTGGTTCAACGCGATAAAGCGCGGAATCGAGAAGTTCGGTGAGCTCGACCTCGAAATTGAAAACAAGACCTACGATATGGTCATGTTCTCAATCCAGGGTCCAAAGGCCAGGGACCTTGCCAAGGACCTCTTCGGCATCGACATCAACGAGCTCTGGTGGTTCCAGGCCAAGGAGGTTGAACTCGACGGAATCAAGATGCTCCTCTCGAGGAGCGGCTACACCGGCGAGAACGGCTGGGAGGTCTACTTTGAGGACGCCAACCCGTACCACCCGGACGAGAGCAAGCGCGGAGAGCCGGAGAAGGCCCTCCACGTCTGGGAGAGAATCCTCGAGGCCGGCGAGAAGTACGGCATAAAGCCGGCCGGACTCGGAGCGAGGGACACCCTCAGGCTTGAGGCGGGCTACACGCTCTACGGCAACGAGACCAAGGAGCTCCAGCTCCTCAGCACCGACATCGACGAGGTTACCCCGCTCCAGGCCAACCTCGACTTCGCCATCTTCTGGGACAAGGAGTTCATCGGCAAGGAGGCACTCCTCAAGCAGAGGGAGCGCGGTCTCGGCAGGAAGATGGTGCACTTCAAGATGGTCGACAAGGGCATCCCGAGGGAGGGCTACAAGGTCTACGCGGACGGTGAGCTCATAGGAGAGGTCACCAGCGGAACCAGCTCCCCGCTCCTCGGAATCGGCATCGGAATAGCCTTCGTTAAGGAGGAGTATGCCAAGCCAGGCGTCGAGCTGGAGATAGAGATAAGGGGCAAGCCCAAGAAGGCCGTGACCGTTGCTCCGCCCTTCTACGACCCCAAGAAGTACGGAGCCTTCAGGGAGGAGTGA